The following are from one region of the Oncorhynchus kisutch isolate 150728-3 unplaced genomic scaffold, Okis_V2 Okis03b-Okis08b_hom, whole genome shotgun sequence genome:
- the bnc1 gene encoding zinc finger protein basonuclin-1 isoform X2: MASAICCTLVNCTCDSFKPGKLKKRLCEHCKHGWVAHALSKLKLHHMYQGSQVEIVHSNVVFDICSLMLYGTQAIPVRLKILLDRLFSVLKQEEVIQILNALDWTLQDYIRGYVLQDIAGKVLDRWAIMTFEEEIATLQQFLRFGETKSIVELMALQDKEGQAVLVPSTRTNSDIRTFIERSTPRTATNNVLTPKVEKLSSSKAHHFENFINSMAFMLPFQLLGSVPAPLLGSPLGALQQQGGQMEQGQRRGDENPNTLPLPGPPPTESSLVGSSSASFTSDLDRGGDNPMDGLSATPKMEAEDFPTSDNYSDGRSTPCTPSMMNSDFTQMSPDSKLQHSMDRNGGGSLKKGRVYCSACDKTFYDKGTLKIHYNAVHLKIKHKCTIDGCNMVFSSLRSRNRHSANPNPRLHMPMNRNNRDKDLRGGGSLSADEDSEASDKPRSEYPHSSIPVSLTSSPDSQKSVASYMVSHVDSTTSSTKLHHSSSFPSMGHLGHGILFPNLKTVQPVLPFYRSLVTPAELANSPGQHLPSLSVLSSSFPLKPTSITTPDACGAIIDPVPKKKSRKSSMPIKIEKEAVEREGRMGEDSGSEDMSPVQGRDKEECERGVGGGGDLCTRQMGVERERERGVILAGERGVILAGERGEREEVKRPRSHSQERDVCGGREQEEDEEEKEEGSRQAETGMITCASSPYDGKLNHRENHSLSLSRDHTETEGEEGDQPTSRHQDKPCDDMDHRLTNGGVFRLGDRGKDEPEGCMEDYTNSSLLQSRMDSQEGPLDRDDLPHHCEICSKTFNNQYSVKMHYRNVHLKEMHMCTVAGCNAAFPSRRSRDRHSSNLNLHHKLLTKDLYSPSPRSLYSPASLCRDKDPVSLDYRQDLRDLQRDRELQRDTGSQTSVIFRGHNRMGLVFPMSKMADERTGENAGEELEGGGGVEEGAVLDLSTSSSVPPRGGGSAPSSWDSDGAGSEEGEGLEEEPLPMEEDSDGESCDGIGLGGPVGEGLSLGGDRTQGCVGGGQMGPQGGGGGSPITCHVCQKVYSNKGTFRAHYKTVHLRLLHKCKVPGCDTTFSSVRSRNRHSQNPNLHRNLTGSGGGTTLDQE; this comes from the exons gcGATCTGCTGCACCTTGGTGAACTGTACCTGTGATAGTTTCAAACCTGGGAAACTGAAGAAAAGACTGTGTGAGCACTGCAAGCATGGATGGGTAGCGCACG CTCTGAGCAAGCTGAAGCTGCACCACATGTACCAGGGCAGCCAGGTGGAGATCGTCCACTCTAACGTGGTCTTTGACATCTGCAGCCTGATGCTCTACGGGACCCAGGCAATCCCAGTCAGACTAAAGATCCTGCTGGACAGGCTGTTCAGTGTCCTGAAACAAGAGGAGGTCATCCAGATCCTCAACGCATTGGACTGGACCCTACAGGACTACATCCGAGGATACGTCCtacag GACATAGCAGGGAAGGTGTTGGACCGCTGGGCCATCATGACGTTCGAGGAGGAGATTGCTACGCTGCAGCAGTTCCTCCGCTTCGGTGAGACCAAGTCCATTGTGGAGCTGATGGCCCTGCAGGACAAGGAGGGCCAGGCCGTGCTGGTCCCCAGCACCCGCACCAACTCAGACATCCGCACCTTCATCGAGCGCAGCACCCCGCGCACTGCCACCAACAACGTCCTGACCCCCAAGGTGGAGAAACTGAGCTCGTCCAAAGCGCACCATTTTGAGAACTTTATTAATAGTATGGCGTTTATGCTACCATTTCAATTGTTGGGCTCCGTGCCAGCGCCTCTCCTCGGGTCGCCACTGGGGGCGCTGCAGCAGCAAGGGGGGCAGATGGAGCAGGGGCAGAGACGGGGGGACGAGAACCCCAACACCCTCCCCCTCCCCGGGCCGCCTCCCACCGAGAGCAGCCTGGTGGGCTCGAGCTCCGCCTCATTCACCTCTGACCTGGACAGGGGTGGAGACAACCCTATGGACGGCCTCTCGGCCACGCCCAAGATGGAGGCTGAGGACTTCCCCACCAGCGACAACTACTCGGACGGCCGCTCCACACCCTGCACACCCTCCATGATGAACTCTGACTTTACCCAGATGTCCCCGGATAGCAAGCTCCAACACTCCATGGACAGGAACGGGGGAGGAAGTCTCAAGAAGGGGCGTGTGTACTGCAGTGCGTGCGACAAGACCTTCTACGACAAGGGCACGCTGAAAATCCACTACAACGCTGTGCACCTGAAGATCAAGCACAAGTGCACCATCGACGGCTGCAACATGGTGTTCAGCTCGCTGCGCAGCCGCAACCGCCACAGTGCCAACCCCAACCCGCGCCTGCACATGCCCATGAACCGCAACAACCGCGACAAGGACCTGCGAGGAGGCGGGAGCCTTTCGGCCGACGAAGACTCCGAGGCAAGCGACAAACCGCGGTCTGAGTACCCCCACTCATCCATCCCGGTGTCCCTGACCTCGTCCCCCGACAGCCAGAAGTCAGTTGCCAGCTACATGGTGAGTCATGTGGACTCCACCACCAGCAGCACCAAGCTGCACCACAGCAGCTCCTTCCCCAGCATGGGGCACCTGGGTCACGGCATCCTCTTCCCCAACCTGAAGACAGTGCAGCCTGTGCTGCCTTTCTACCGGAGCCTGGTGACCCCTGCCGAGCTGGCCAACAGCCCCGGCCaacacctcccctccctctccgtaCTCTCCTCCTCGTTTCCCCTCAAACctacctccatcaccaccccagaCGCCTGCGGTGCCATCATTGACCCTGTGCCCAAGAAGAAGTCGCGGAAGTCGAGCATGCCCATCAAGATCGAGAAGGAAgcggtagagagggaggggaggatgggggaggacaGCGGTTCAGAGGACATGAGCCCTGTACAGGGCAGGGACAAGgaggagtgtgagagaggggtaggaggagggggggattTGTGTACGAGACAGATgggtgtagagagggagagggagagaggagtcattctagctggggagagaggagtcATTCtagctggggagagaggggagagggaggaggtgaagcgGCCAAGGTCCCACAGCcaggagagagatgtgtgtggaGGCAGGGAacaagaggaggatgaagaagaaaaagaagagggaTCCCGGCAGGCAGAGACCGGTATGATCACCTGCGCCTCATCCCCCTATGATGGAAAACTCAACCACAGAGAGAACCACAGCCTCTCTCTGAGCAgagaccacacagagacagagggagaggagggcgacCAACCAACCTCCCGGCACCAAGACAAGCCGTGCGATGACATGGACCACCGACTGACCAACGGCGGTGTGTTCAGACTAGGCGACAGAGGGAAGGATGAACCAGAGGGCTGTATGGAAGACTACACCAACTCTAGCCTCCTGCAGTCTCGTATGGACTCTCAGGAGGGGCCACTGGACAGGGATGACCTTCCACACCACTGTGAGATCTGCAGCAAGACGTTCAACAACCAGTACAGTGTGAAGATGCACTACCGCAACGTGCACCTGAAGGAGATGCACATGTGCACGGTGGCTGGCTGTAACGCTGCCTTCCCCTCCCGCAGGAGCAGAGACAG GCACAGCTCCAACCTCAACCTCCACCACAAGCTGTTGACCAAAGACCTGTACAGCCCATCACCCCGCTCCCTCTACTCCCCAGCCTCCCTCTGCAGGGACAAAGACCCTGTCAGCCTGGACTACCGCCAGGACCTGAGAGACCtccagagggatagagagctccAGAGAGACACAGGCAGCCAGACGTCCGTCATCTTCAGAGGACACAACCGCATGGGCCTGGTCTTCCCCATGAGCAAGATGGCCGACGAAAGGACAGGGGAGAATGCAGGAGAGGAactggaaggaggaggaggggtggaggagggggcggTACTGGACCTAAGTACGTCATCGTCTGTACCTCCTCGTGGGGGTGGCAGCGCCCCTTCCTCCTGGGACTCGGATGGGGCAGGCAGCGAGGAAGGGGAGGGCCTAGAGGAGGAGCCTCTGCCGATGGAGGAGGACAGCGATGGGGAAAGCTGCGACGGGATTGGTCTAGGAGGCCCCGTTGGGGAAGGATTAAGTTTGGGCGGGGACAGGACCCAGGGCTGTGTGGGGGGAGGACAGATGGGGCCGCAGGGGGGCGGAGGTGGCTCACCCATTACCTGCCACGTGTGCCAGAAGGTATACAGTAACAAGGGGACTTTCAGAGCCCACTACAAGACTGTCCACCTGCGCCTGCTGCACAAGTGTAAAGTCCCAGGCTGCGACACCACGTTCTCGTCAGTACGGAGCCGCAATAGACACAGCCAGAACCCCAACCTGCACCGCAACCTGACTGGCAGTGGTGGCGGCACCACTCTAGACCAGGAGTAG
- the bnc1 gene encoding zinc finger protein basonuclin-1 isoform X1, whose amino-acid sequence MTMAEAICCTLVNCTCDSFKPGKLKKRLCEHCKHGWVAHALSKLKLHHMYQGSQVEIVHSNVVFDICSLMLYGTQAIPVRLKILLDRLFSVLKQEEVIQILNALDWTLQDYIRGYVLQDIAGKVLDRWAIMTFEEEIATLQQFLRFGETKSIVELMALQDKEGQAVLVPSTRTNSDIRTFIERSTPRTATNNVLTPKVEKLSSSKAHHFENFINSMAFMLPFQLLGSVPAPLLGSPLGALQQQGGQMEQGQRRGDENPNTLPLPGPPPTESSLVGSSSASFTSDLDRGGDNPMDGLSATPKMEAEDFPTSDNYSDGRSTPCTPSMMNSDFTQMSPDSKLQHSMDRNGGGSLKKGRVYCSACDKTFYDKGTLKIHYNAVHLKIKHKCTIDGCNMVFSSLRSRNRHSANPNPRLHMPMNRNNRDKDLRGGGSLSADEDSEASDKPRSEYPHSSIPVSLTSSPDSQKSVASYMVSHVDSTTSSTKLHHSSSFPSMGHLGHGILFPNLKTVQPVLPFYRSLVTPAELANSPGQHLPSLSVLSSSFPLKPTSITTPDACGAIIDPVPKKKSRKSSMPIKIEKEAVEREGRMGEDSGSEDMSPVQGRDKEECERGVGGGGDLCTRQMGVERERERGVILAGERGVILAGERGEREEVKRPRSHSQERDVCGGREQEEDEEEKEEGSRQAETGMITCASSPYDGKLNHRENHSLSLSRDHTETEGEEGDQPTSRHQDKPCDDMDHRLTNGGVFRLGDRGKDEPEGCMEDYTNSSLLQSRMDSQEGPLDRDDLPHHCEICSKTFNNQYSVKMHYRNVHLKEMHMCTVAGCNAAFPSRRSRDRHSSNLNLHHKLLTKDLYSPSPRSLYSPASLCRDKDPVSLDYRQDLRDLQRDRELQRDTGSQTSVIFRGHNRMGLVFPMSKMADERTGENAGEELEGGGGVEEGAVLDLSTSSSVPPRGGGSAPSSWDSDGAGSEEGEGLEEEPLPMEEDSDGESCDGIGLGGPVGEGLSLGGDRTQGCVGGGQMGPQGGGGGSPITCHVCQKVYSNKGTFRAHYKTVHLRLLHKCKVPGCDTTFSSVRSRNRHSQNPNLHRNLTGSGGGTTLDQE is encoded by the exons ATGACAATGGCTGAG gcGATCTGCTGCACCTTGGTGAACTGTACCTGTGATAGTTTCAAACCTGGGAAACTGAAGAAAAGACTGTGTGAGCACTGCAAGCATGGATGGGTAGCGCACG CTCTGAGCAAGCTGAAGCTGCACCACATGTACCAGGGCAGCCAGGTGGAGATCGTCCACTCTAACGTGGTCTTTGACATCTGCAGCCTGATGCTCTACGGGACCCAGGCAATCCCAGTCAGACTAAAGATCCTGCTGGACAGGCTGTTCAGTGTCCTGAAACAAGAGGAGGTCATCCAGATCCTCAACGCATTGGACTGGACCCTACAGGACTACATCCGAGGATACGTCCtacag GACATAGCAGGGAAGGTGTTGGACCGCTGGGCCATCATGACGTTCGAGGAGGAGATTGCTACGCTGCAGCAGTTCCTCCGCTTCGGTGAGACCAAGTCCATTGTGGAGCTGATGGCCCTGCAGGACAAGGAGGGCCAGGCCGTGCTGGTCCCCAGCACCCGCACCAACTCAGACATCCGCACCTTCATCGAGCGCAGCACCCCGCGCACTGCCACCAACAACGTCCTGACCCCCAAGGTGGAGAAACTGAGCTCGTCCAAAGCGCACCATTTTGAGAACTTTATTAATAGTATGGCGTTTATGCTACCATTTCAATTGTTGGGCTCCGTGCCAGCGCCTCTCCTCGGGTCGCCACTGGGGGCGCTGCAGCAGCAAGGGGGGCAGATGGAGCAGGGGCAGAGACGGGGGGACGAGAACCCCAACACCCTCCCCCTCCCCGGGCCGCCTCCCACCGAGAGCAGCCTGGTGGGCTCGAGCTCCGCCTCATTCACCTCTGACCTGGACAGGGGTGGAGACAACCCTATGGACGGCCTCTCGGCCACGCCCAAGATGGAGGCTGAGGACTTCCCCACCAGCGACAACTACTCGGACGGCCGCTCCACACCCTGCACACCCTCCATGATGAACTCTGACTTTACCCAGATGTCCCCGGATAGCAAGCTCCAACACTCCATGGACAGGAACGGGGGAGGAAGTCTCAAGAAGGGGCGTGTGTACTGCAGTGCGTGCGACAAGACCTTCTACGACAAGGGCACGCTGAAAATCCACTACAACGCTGTGCACCTGAAGATCAAGCACAAGTGCACCATCGACGGCTGCAACATGGTGTTCAGCTCGCTGCGCAGCCGCAACCGCCACAGTGCCAACCCCAACCCGCGCCTGCACATGCCCATGAACCGCAACAACCGCGACAAGGACCTGCGAGGAGGCGGGAGCCTTTCGGCCGACGAAGACTCCGAGGCAAGCGACAAACCGCGGTCTGAGTACCCCCACTCATCCATCCCGGTGTCCCTGACCTCGTCCCCCGACAGCCAGAAGTCAGTTGCCAGCTACATGGTGAGTCATGTGGACTCCACCACCAGCAGCACCAAGCTGCACCACAGCAGCTCCTTCCCCAGCATGGGGCACCTGGGTCACGGCATCCTCTTCCCCAACCTGAAGACAGTGCAGCCTGTGCTGCCTTTCTACCGGAGCCTGGTGACCCCTGCCGAGCTGGCCAACAGCCCCGGCCaacacctcccctccctctccgtaCTCTCCTCCTCGTTTCCCCTCAAACctacctccatcaccaccccagaCGCCTGCGGTGCCATCATTGACCCTGTGCCCAAGAAGAAGTCGCGGAAGTCGAGCATGCCCATCAAGATCGAGAAGGAAgcggtagagagggaggggaggatgggggaggacaGCGGTTCAGAGGACATGAGCCCTGTACAGGGCAGGGACAAGgaggagtgtgagagaggggtaggaggagggggggattTGTGTACGAGACAGATgggtgtagagagggagagggagagaggagtcattctagctggggagagaggagtcATTCtagctggggagagaggggagagggaggaggtgaagcgGCCAAGGTCCCACAGCcaggagagagatgtgtgtggaGGCAGGGAacaagaggaggatgaagaagaaaaagaagagggaTCCCGGCAGGCAGAGACCGGTATGATCACCTGCGCCTCATCCCCCTATGATGGAAAACTCAACCACAGAGAGAACCACAGCCTCTCTCTGAGCAgagaccacacagagacagagggagaggagggcgacCAACCAACCTCCCGGCACCAAGACAAGCCGTGCGATGACATGGACCACCGACTGACCAACGGCGGTGTGTTCAGACTAGGCGACAGAGGGAAGGATGAACCAGAGGGCTGTATGGAAGACTACACCAACTCTAGCCTCCTGCAGTCTCGTATGGACTCTCAGGAGGGGCCACTGGACAGGGATGACCTTCCACACCACTGTGAGATCTGCAGCAAGACGTTCAACAACCAGTACAGTGTGAAGATGCACTACCGCAACGTGCACCTGAAGGAGATGCACATGTGCACGGTGGCTGGCTGTAACGCTGCCTTCCCCTCCCGCAGGAGCAGAGACAG GCACAGCTCCAACCTCAACCTCCACCACAAGCTGTTGACCAAAGACCTGTACAGCCCATCACCCCGCTCCCTCTACTCCCCAGCCTCCCTCTGCAGGGACAAAGACCCTGTCAGCCTGGACTACCGCCAGGACCTGAGAGACCtccagagggatagagagctccAGAGAGACACAGGCAGCCAGACGTCCGTCATCTTCAGAGGACACAACCGCATGGGCCTGGTCTTCCCCATGAGCAAGATGGCCGACGAAAGGACAGGGGAGAATGCAGGAGAGGAactggaaggaggaggaggggtggaggagggggcggTACTGGACCTAAGTACGTCATCGTCTGTACCTCCTCGTGGGGGTGGCAGCGCCCCTTCCTCCTGGGACTCGGATGGGGCAGGCAGCGAGGAAGGGGAGGGCCTAGAGGAGGAGCCTCTGCCGATGGAGGAGGACAGCGATGGGGAAAGCTGCGACGGGATTGGTCTAGGAGGCCCCGTTGGGGAAGGATTAAGTTTGGGCGGGGACAGGACCCAGGGCTGTGTGGGGGGAGGACAGATGGGGCCGCAGGGGGGCGGAGGTGGCTCACCCATTACCTGCCACGTGTGCCAGAAGGTATACAGTAACAAGGGGACTTTCAGAGCCCACTACAAGACTGTCCACCTGCGCCTGCTGCACAAGTGTAAAGTCCCAGGCTGCGACACCACGTTCTCGTCAGTACGGAGCCGCAATAGACACAGCCAGAACCCCAACCTGCACCGCAACCTGACTGGCAGTGGTGGCGGCACCACTCTAGACCAGGAGTAG